The stretch of DNA AAAGTACTTGGTATGCGCTTAGTAAAGAAAACCGTTAATCAAGATAATACTCAATCCTATCACCTTTTTTATGGCGATGCGAAAGGAAACCCTGGAACCGAAATTACATTTTTCGATATTGCTGGCCTTGGTAGAACGTATGAAGGGGTTTCTAGTATTTCTTCTACAGGGTTAAGAGTAAAAGATACAGAAGCATTAATGTTTTGGAAAAAGCGTTTTACAGAAATAGGGGTAAAACATGAAGAAATAGTGAAAAGAGCAGGTCGCGACTCTCTACTTTTTCAAGATTCAGAAGGCACTAAATTAATATTAGTTGCTGATAATGGTGAAAAAGGTGTTGCACCTGGTGTACCTTGGGAACGAGAAGATATACCATCTAAATATGCTATCATCGGACTTGGCCCAGTCACTTTAACAGTGAAAGAAATATTACCTACAGCTGCCATTTTAACGAATGTGATGGGGTTCCGCCACATTGGCTCTTATCCATCTTTAAAAGGCGACTATGCTCCAATTGAAGTTTATGCAACAGGTGAAGGGGGATCAGGTGCAGAGGTTCATATTGAAGCAAGACCTGATTTACCGCGCGAACGACCAGGAAGAGGTTCTGTTCATCATGTCGCATTCCGCATTCCGAACGAAGAGGAGTATAATAGATGGGTAGAAAAATTGAAAGCTACCCGCCTACCAAACTCTGGTCGGGTAGATCGTTACTATTTCAAAGCTTTTTATTTCAGAGAGCCGAACGGTATACTTTTTGAGCTTTCTACTGACACACCTGGATTCGATGCTGATGAACCAATTGAAACATTAGGCGAAAAATTAGCACTACCTCCATTTCTTGAATCGAAAAGAGCGGAAATAGAAGCTAGTTTACGACCTTTAGAATTAAACTAGGAAAGTATCATAGGATTTTCTTTCTGAGTCGTGCATAAAAAACAGGATAAAAGCAGTTGATTCGTATAGGAATCAACTGCTTTTTAAGTTCGAGAAGGCTCTAGTCTTTAGAAAAAACTAATCTTATCAAATGGATAAAAGCGCATAACTACTTTTCCAAGCACATTTTCTGTAGGAACAGGACCGATATTTCTACTATCCTTACTCCCATTTCGGTTATCTCCCATTACGAATAGATGCCCTTCTTCAATCGTAATAGGGCCAAAATTATTTTGTATAGAGCTATCTAAATACTCTTCCTCTAGTGCTTCACCGTTGCGATACACGATACCATCTCTACATTGTAACGTATCTCCTGCTTTACCGATGACTCGCTTTACCCAGTACGTTTCCTCACCTTCACTATTTCCACCACTAATAGAACGTATTATCGGGCTTTCAAGAAACTGATCTTTTATTGTTGTTGTATCTAATACATCACTATTTATAATAACGACATCACCATAATTAGGCTCTGCACCAAGTAAATAAGGGCTTTTGAACACCATTACTTTATCACCAACTTTTTCATTATCAAAAGGATCCTTTCCCTCTAACGTTGGCTCCATCGAGCTACCACTCACAGTGAATGGTTGCATAATAAAAACAGTCAATAAAACAGAGATCGTAAAAGCTACTAATAATGCCTTTCCCCATTCTAAACTTTCAAGTAAAATTCGTTTCATCAAAAATGTCATCCTCTCTCTAAATATACATTCTTCATCTACTGTGAAATTCCTCTAATTTGTTATTTAGTAATTTATAAATGACCCATCTTTCCTATTTACGGGATGAATACCACCTTGCCTCTAAAACATAATTTTTATCACCTGTAACAATTCTCTCATGAAAATCTAATATAACTTCGAAAATGTTGACGGAATCATATTTCAGCTCATTTTACACGAAGATATCATTTGCAATCTGTTTAGAAGCATGTTTCAATAAAGAGACGCTGAAATTAAGAAATGAGGTATAAACATGAAAAAGAAATTAATCGTTTTATTAGTTGCTTTTATTACAGCACTATTTTTAGCTGCATGTAACAATGATACTAATAATGAAGAAGCAGGAACCGATGAAAATCAAGAATCAACTGTAACGAAAGAAGATATTGAAAATATAGAAGATGACCAAGTAGTTGCAACTGTTAATGGTAAGGAAATTTTCGGTCGTGATTTCCATATGATGTATAACACAACGGTGATGATGTTTGGTGGACAAGAATTAGAGCCAGGCATGATGATGGAACAAACGATGAATGCATTAATTGAACAAGAGGTGTTAATGCAAGAGGTTGAAGAAAAAGGTTATACAGTTTCTGACGAAGAAGTGGAAGA from Sutcliffiella cohnii encodes:
- a CDS encoding ring-cleaving dioxygenase → MQFLGIHHVSLLTSNAEENYRFFTKVLGMRLVKKTVNQDNTQSYHLFYGDAKGNPGTEITFFDIAGLGRTYEGVSSISSTGLRVKDTEALMFWKKRFTEIGVKHEEIVKRAGRDSLLFQDSEGTKLILVADNGEKGVAPGVPWEREDIPSKYAIIGLGPVTLTVKEILPTAAILTNVMGFRHIGSYPSLKGDYAPIEVYATGEGGSGAEVHIEARPDLPRERPGRGSVHHVAFRIPNEEEYNRWVEKLKATRLPNSGRVDRYYFKAFYFREPNGILFELSTDTPGFDADEPIETLGEKLALPPFLESKRAEIEASLRPLELN
- the lepB gene encoding signal peptidase I — protein: MKRILLESLEWGKALLVAFTISVLLTVFIMQPFTVSGSSMEPTLEGKDPFDNEKVGDKVMVFKSPYLLGAEPNYGDVVIINSDVLDTTTIKDQFLESPIIRSISGGNSEGEETYWVKRVIGKAGDTLQCRDGIVYRNGEALEEEYLDSSIQNNFGPITIEEGHLFVMGDNRNGSKDSRNIGPVPTENVLGKVVMRFYPFDKISFF